The following are encoded in a window of Eleutherodactylus coqui strain aEleCoq1 chromosome 12, aEleCoq1.hap1, whole genome shotgun sequence genomic DNA:
- the LOC136587087 gene encoding uncharacterized protein, producing the protein MLGWWSCRWISCLLLLPACYGSPAERCPGGQSSCASIENEQPRPCVGYRCPVKASRTSHSYQQTASSDLPYAPGRANQQQTSASTRTDLSGSADPWGGAPSNVTRDCRGIECRLPLRIRLKSRSRAACTGEGCAPAEGQQALVRLSDRAAHYIGEVPDLQFSNSELGGAPLGVQLTCDIKPGENEVPSEDALILQLQLAKGQEKFVESLKIQQKTITDLQQKLSEQQNLLVNQQREIIEQQRRMYEQMDMIKAQYSILFDTVKQMSFQSLQEDIQQYFEAHLQGMQNQVRNHLQKTYSVHKLDVDAKVIDLEEPLPECGICESDEFCNFQKTPPQCEKCTFCPAGFFQLSECSENVDRICQDRDECMDSPNICGERIKCLNTPGGFRCLGVAEKDAALGICGDQYFFNKELQECQACSECEEGVVDFACTADSDTVCIANSDSKLSESWSASLSLPASKMPNSQIYPGLNLNIKEKTHCEILSSEENQVVFKQHGLLWLDLNFAVKHNCRNFLQLSLKFNNSEDGYEISGSRIEQPEGKYFQSTSVSCAAEVEPSQTITVVLKSPNQFCNQSKDLHVYDLNTPLSLFWLSHDTGAVAMSAQMSTAMHYQTNYRPTFRIISVSDPYMVSLSHDGRSIKLTESGVIKFIFQQALYSMGPTCVREGFNLISYINRNGTNSELMQVFKSGVNYRDTSISLSGAAKVNSGDIISFEVLSPAQCNVRYFGENSGISMLSLLWIPTAISTAMMASVSTFGLPTGAVRNKVLSFSPDLPDEKIIQLISTGQFAHKYFKFAESGGVSVSFNLKLIHSCNVVKVTISTRISDQVQPTVIAQQIGGQMPEGSQWTSVALRSSFHVQNGTMLSVSLDCVRGRINQIAHDKGTHLSILWVSS; encoded by the exons ATGCTGGGGTGGTGGTCCTGCAGATGGATCAGCTGCCTGCTACTGCTGCCTGCATGTTATGGGAGtccagcggagagatgtcccggGGGTCAGTCCTCCTGCGCCTCCATCGAGAACGAACAACCAAGGCCATGTGTGGGTTACAGATGTCCAGTTAAAGCAAGCAGAACCTCCCATTCCTACCAGCAGACAGCAAGCAGTGATCTTCCTTACGCACCTGGGAGAGCTAACCAGCAGCAGACATCAGCTTCCACAAGGACCGACCTTTCTGGTAGTGCCGACCCATGGGGAGGAGCGCCGAGTAACGTCACCAGGGACTGCAGAGGAATTGAATGTAGGCTGCCCCTGAGGATCCGCCTAAAGTCCCGAAGCAGAGCTGCTTGCACCGGGGAGGGATGCGCGCCTGCGGAGGGGCAGCAAGCTTTGGTGCGGTTGTCGGACAGGGCGGCTCACTATATTGGGGAGGTACCAGATCTGCAATTCTCAAACTCAGAGCTAGGAGGCGCTCCGCTGGGAGTTCAACTCACCTGCGATATCAAGCCTG GTGAGAATGAAGTTCCGTCAGAAGATGCTTTGATTCTCCAACTGCAGCTTGCCAAAGGCCAGGAGAAGTTTGTGGAGTCCCTGAAAATCCAACAAAAGACCATAACGGACTTACAGCAGAAACTATCTGAACAGCAGAACCTACTGGTGAACCAGCAGCGGGAGATCATAGAGCAGCAGAGGAGGATGTACGAGCAGATGGACATGATCAAAGCCCAGTACAGCATCTTGTTTGATACGGTGAAGCAGATGTCCTTCCAGAGTCTGCAGGAGGACATACAGCAGTACTTTGAAGCCCATCTCCAAGGGATGCAGAATCAAGTTCGGAACCACCTTCAGAAAACATACTCTGTGCACAAGCTGGACGTGGATGCCAAAGTGATTGACCTTGAGGAGCCTCTACCTGAATGTGGCATCTGTGAAAGTGATGAGTTCTGTAACTTTCAGAAAACACCTCCGCAGTGTGAAAAATGTACTTTTTGTCCCGCAGGATTCTTCCAGCTATCTGAATGTTCTGAAAATGTTGATCGGATTTGTCAA GACAGAGATGAGTGCATGGATTCCCCCAATATCTGTGGCGAGAGGATTAAATGCTTAAACACCCCAG GTGGCTTCCGGTGTCTTGGTGTTGCTGAAAAAGATGCAGCTTTGGGAATTTGTGGCGACCAATACTTCTTTAATAAGGAACTTCAGGAGTGCCAAGCCTGTTCTGAGTGTGAGGAAGGGGTCGTTGACTTTGCAtgcactgccgatagtgatacaGTCTGCATAGCTAACAGTGATAGCAAATTATCCGAATCATGGTCGGCGAGTCTTTCTCTGCCCGCATCTAAAATGCCTAACTCACAGATCTACCCAGGGCTCAACCTAAACATCAAAGAGAAGACGCATTGCGAGATCTTATCTTCCGAAGAAAATCAAGTGGTCTTCAAACAACATGGCTTGTTATGGCTGGACCTGAATTTTGCAGTCAAACACAACTGCAGGAATTTTCTTCAGTTGTCTTTAAAATTTAACAACAGCGAAGATGGTTATGAGATAAGTGGTTCACGGATAGAACAGCCAGAAGGGAAATACTTCCAGAGCACAAGTGTAAGTTGCGCAGCAGAAGTTGAGCCAAGCCAAACTATAACTGTGGTTCTAAAAAGCCCCAACCAGTTCTGTAACCAGAGTAAAGATTTACATGTTTATGATCTGAACACCCCACTTAGTTTGTTTTGGCTGTCTCATGACACTGGAGCGGTGGCCATGAGTGCTCAGATGTCTACGGCAATGCATTATCAAACAAACTATCGACCCACCTTTAGGATTATTTCCGTCTCTGATCCATACATGGTCAGTCTGTCTCACGATGGAAGAAGTATAAAGTTGACTGAATCTGGTGTCATCAAGTTCATCTTTCAACAAGCCTTATATTCCATGGGTCCAACCTGTGTGCGTGAAGGTTTCAATCTGATTTCTTACATTAATCGAAATGGCACAAATTCTGAATTAATGCAAGTTTTTAAATCGGGAGTCAACTACAGAGATACATCCATCTCGTTATCTGGAGCCGCCAAAGTAAACTCTGGAGACATAATAAGTTTTGAGGTTCTATCACCAGCTCAATGCAACGTTAGATATTTCGGAGAGAACTCTGGAATTAGTATGTTAAGTCTTCTCTGGATACCAACAGCAATTTCCACCGCTATGATGGCCTCGGTATCCACCTTTGGATTACCAACAGGAGCAGTGAGAAATAAAGTTTTGAGTTTCAGCCCGGATTTGCCCGATGAGAAGATAATTCAACTTATTTCTACTGGTCAGTTTGCCCACAAATATTTCAAGTTTGCAGAAAGTGGAGGTGTCAGTGTATCCTTCAACCTGAAGTTAATCCACTCATGCAACGTTGTCAAAGTGACTATAAGTACGAGGATAAGTGACCAAGTGCAACCAACTGTGATCGCCCAGCAAATTGGTGGACAGATGCCTGAAGGAAGTCAATGGACTAGTGTGGCTCTACGGTCTTCATTTCATGTTCAAAATGGTACAATGTTGTCCGTTTCACTTGATTGTGTTCGTGGTAGGATCAACCAGATTGCTCATgataaagggacacatttgtcTATCTTATGGGTTTCATCATAG